TCGTCATAGCCCCCGATCTCTGGATTCAGGCCCTGGTACGCAAAGCCGCCGAGCTGACGCAGCAATGGTTTGCCCTTGTACAGCTCGACGCCATCGAACGCCCGGTGCCCATGGCCCACGTACATAGACGCTCCGGCATCCAGCACGGCATGGGCGAAGTCGGTCTGCCACTCGGCTACGTCCTCAACCCAGAGGTGCCCGTCGCCAGTTGAGTCCCCCGGAGACACGTCGCTGAATTCGTCGACGTCGAGTTGGAAATGCTGGTAGTAGATGACGAAGTCGGCGTTCGCAGTCGCTTCGCGAACAGCGGCGAGATTCCGATCCCAATCCTCTTGCCGTCCGGTCCACACCCCGTTCACTGCGTGCCCGATGGCGCGTCGCTCGTCGTGGCTCGTCGTAGCAGCCACCAGGGCGATCGTGAAGTCGTCCACAGTTAGATAGCCGGGAGCGGACGCCGTGGAGATGTCCGGGCCGGTCCCTGCGTACGCCACGTCATGTGCCGAGGCAGCGGCCTGCGTCGCGGCCACGCCACAATCTCCCAGATCCCATGCGTGGTTATTGGAAAGCGACATGAGGTTGAATCCGAGATCGGACAGGAAGCCCATCACCTCGGGCATCACCGCGTGTGGTCCCCCGGAATTGCCCTGTCGGTCCTCCGAGCTCAGCCTGGGAGTTCCGAATGAGACTTCGTAGTCGGAGGGCACGCCGCATCGGTCCACTTCGGACAGGACCGCCATCTCGAAATTCGTGAATGCGATATCGGCCCGATCGAGGATTGGACG
This genomic stretch from Gemmatimonadota bacterium harbors:
- a CDS encoding CapA family protein, with the protein product RPILDRADIAFTNFEMAVLSEVDRCGVPSDYEVSFGTPRLSSEDRQGNSGGPHAVMPEVMGFLSDLGFNLMSLSNNHAWDLGDCGVAATQAAASAHDVAYAGTGPDISTASAPGYLTVDDFTIALVAATTSHDERRAIGHAVNGVWTGRQEDWDRNLAAVREATANADFVIYYQHFQLDVDEFSDVSPGDSTGDGHLWVEDVAEWQTDFAHAVLDAGASMYVGHGHRAFDGVELYKGKPLLRQLGGFAYQGLNPEIGGYDEHRPWEGLIAEVVIRAGRVERIDFIPLDLDEGETYRDDYDDLEFLSRRGLAELASGPLADAILLRLQDLSAEYGTDLTISDSRATLLIDSGN